In the genome of Tachysurus vachellii isolate PV-2020 chromosome 9, HZAU_Pvac_v1, whole genome shotgun sequence, one region contains:
- the calub gene encoding calumenin-B — protein sequence MDLRLLLLCVVLCVAHVSTKPMEKKDRVHHDAPLSDKEHDDEESFDYDHEAFLGQEEAKTFDQLTPEESKERLGKIVEKIDEDHDGFVTVDEMKNWIKHAQKRWIYEDVDRQWQAHDLDSDGHVSWEEYKNATYGYVLDESDPEDGFNYKQMMSRDERRFKMADKDGDQRANREEFTAFLHPEEYGYMQDIVVLETMEDIDKNGDGFIDLEEYIGDMYSQDGDSTEPEWVKTEREQFTEFRDKNKDGRMDKEETKDWILPSDYDHAEAEAKHLLYESDTDKDGRLTKLEIVEKYDLFVGSQATDFGEALVRHDEF from the exons ATGGATCTCAGGCTGttgctgttgtgtgttgtgctttGTGTGGCTCATGTCTCCACTAAACCCATGGAGAAGAAGGACCGAGTCCATCATGATGCTCCTCTCAGTGACAAGGAGCACGACGACGAGGAGAGTTTCGACTACGACCACGAAGCCTTCCTTGGCCAAGAGGAAGCGAAGACCTTCGACCAGCTCACGCCagaagagagtaaagagagactggG TAAAATTGTGGAAAAGATCGATGAGGATCACGACGGCTTCGTGACCGTGGACGAGATGAAGAACTGGATTAAACACGCTCAGAAGCGCTGGATTTATGAAGACGTGGACCGACAATGGCAGGCTCATGACCTCGATTCAGATGGACACGTGTCCTGGGAGGAATACAAGAACGCTACGTATGGCTACGTCCTCG atgagtcGGACCCTGAGGACGGGTTTAACTACAAGCAGATGATGAGCAGAGACGAGCGTCGGTTTAAAATGGCGGATAAAGACGGAGACCAGCGAGCGAATCGTGAGGAGTTCACAGCGTTCCTGCACCCTGAGGAGTACGGATACATGCAGGACATCGTGGTTCTG GAGACCATGGAGGACATCGACAAGAACGGGGACGGATTTATTGACCTGGAGGAGTACATCG gtGATATGTACAGTCAGGACGGAGACTCTACTGAACCAGAGTGGGTGAAGACGGAGCGAGAGCAGTTCACTGAGTTcagagataaaaataaagatggacggatggataaaGAGGAGACGAAAGACTGGATTCTGCCGTCTGACTACGATCACGCTGAGGCTGAGGCCAAACACCTGCTGTACGAATCAGACACAGATAAG GACGGACGTCTGACGAAGTTGGAGATTGTGGAGAAGTACGACCTGTTCGTCGGGAGTCAAGCGACGGATTTCGGAGAGGCTTTAGTACGACACGATGAATTTTAA